The sequence CCTTTTCTTacaattatgttattttaaataaataatttttttttttttttttttttagagagagatcATAAAGATAGAAATGATGGTGTGCTTCCTTAAGATGTCCAGTAGTTTCttattatacaaattttaaattaaaggttGCAATGTTCATAAATTAAAGGTtgcattcataatttttttccctATCAGGCCTCTGtgaaatgttttctctctctctctctctctctctctctctctcctgccctAATTATAGCAACTGTTTCAAATTCAGtgactaaatattaaataactaaaacactCCAGGCTTATCAGGTCTATTTTAACTGACTGAATCACTCTGTGTGTGGATTCACCGATAACAAACTCAATGCGAGGATTTCTCTACGGGTTTGGATGCAAAGCTTTAGTTTCTGCTACTTTAATACTAAACTTTGATTTATTAACCTCTTCCCTGACCACAGAGTAGCTGTCAAAAAAACCATTTCGTTTATCGGACACTTGACGTGAAGCACATAATAAATACCGTTCAGGACGCCTCAAATTGTTCGTATCCCATgtccttcttctttttcttttaacaaaaacTAACCTACCTGAAAATCCACCATTAAAATAGCATACAATCATTTATTTCTACAAAATCAAGTCGCGTTTGTATGTAAAAACAGCACAAACGTCACCGCTCTTGATTATTCCTTTACACGGGATTTGTAGTTTTTTTCCCGTTTGCTTTTAAGCACACACAAATAGTGAACATTGCAATAAGAAACTACATAACCCATAAGGCAACAGTGCAAGACGCTTAAGATTTAGGCCAAAAAGGATTGGCAGGGAAACAAACTATGAAGTCCACTTGTTAGTTTATGAATCTAACTAAGAACATGTGATATGATAGATGTGTTCTACATTTAATTCTACGTTCTCATTGGAATGGGTCAATGTCTTACCTTTATGCGAGGCACTTTTACGTCCGACAGGCCCACAGTCCGTTACGCACTGATGTTGCCATGGCCGCGGAACGACGCTGACTGACTGATGAATGAACGCATGTGATGTGGGCGGAGTCTGGACAAATACAACTCAACCTGCtttattataactttataaactgaccggggctagttgtcaaaCGGGTTATATCTAACTGTAAGGATAAGGTAGCTGTAAGGTTTTGATTCCAAGTTTtcaaattaactgtatttttaatagttaattcaaaaatatttaattatgttattgtCTTTGTACCCACGACTATacagaaaaataagtatttatttatcagGACGGCAGTATATTAACCAATAAAAATACTCAATGCTCAAAGCTCAGAAATAAGGGCATGAGCATCAACGCATGGATGGAGAGTTGCAGATCTATAATAATCTGATTGAAGCGTCATGCACAAATACATGACAGTACTACACAATGACCATACGATGGCGCTGTAATACATGCAGTTTAACCAGATGAACAGCAGGTGGCTCGGATTAATCGAGATTTTTGTCTGACACGTTCAGGTGTTCTTTTTAAGACTCTTGTGTTTGCCATGAAAAACATGAAGGCCTCAAAACCGACTCACTGGTTGAACTAAAAACATACATTCAAATCTACTGCCCGACTAATAACACATATCAATCAATATAAAACGGTGCTGatgattttgaaaagaaaattaatatagcCATAAAGATAATATAGCTTGAAATCACTGTCTTGGGTAATAAAGATAGCTTTAAAttagtaataaaaatgttaaagttgGTACTTGAAGCTCTTTTGGTAATGTGTTTACCTAATGTGATTTTTAACATGAACAAGAGTAGACATGACAAACCCATAAATCCTTCCATTAGAAGCGCTGTGAGTTCAATACGAAATGCATTTATCTAATcgttactaaaaaaataatttcagataaATTCACTTACACTTTAAGTTTAATCCAATGAGTTCCTTtcagtttttacaattaaatctactgctatgaaaaaaagtgaaagcaaattctttatttaaaaaaaaagtttattgatgTCAGAAGCATACCAgaacaaaacaattacatttttttatcatttctgcAATTACAGTGgtattcaaaatacagtaaaataactcCGATACGGCAATTTACTAATGATGATAATATCTGATCtggaaaaaagttaaaaaaaaaagtacattaagaTATGAACTACAACCTCACATGAAACTAGGTTGTGTGCTGTGCACGTCTAAAACTCCACTGACCCAAAGACAATTTTACAACccccatttattttttaactgtaccAGGCAAGGATAGTGGTGTTGgaaccattttaaagaaattaaacttCGAACTAAATTAAGGGTTGGGGCATTCAGACAAACACAATTGACACTTCTGTAGTGTTAACTatacaaaaaaggggaaaaataaacTGTACAGCTTAAAAACATATCATATACACAGCCTTAGccttaattttttctttcaggtttttgttgtcattttttttttatttgtttgtttatttcttttaccCATTTTATGGCCTCAGTAAAGTGTACAAGGGGGTTAAATGCTTTATAGACAACAAGCTAAGCTCTAAATGTTATTTATCTACTCGTCATCATCCTCTTCgtcctcatcatcatcctcatcatcatcatcatcatcttcgtcATCATCATCGTTAGCCTTGTCTGGCTTAGAAGGGGCTTTGGCTGCACCTCCTCCCACTTTGCCTTTGGAGCGATAGGCGGTGATGTCctaaaaggaaaattatttttttcagaaaggaaACCTATTAATATAGCAAATTCACATAATATATCAATGGCTGTTATGGTTGTTTTTCAGTAGGTTTACCATTATCAGGATGATGCTCATTAGTTGTGGCATCCTTTCTCACCTTCTCGTACTTCTCCTTCAGCTTGGCTGCCTTCTTCTCAAATGGCTGCTTCTCCTCAGCTGATGTTTTGTTCCACATCTCACCCAGTTTCTTGGCCACATCTCCAATGGACAGACCAGGGGTTTCTTCCTTCACCTTGGGTCGGAACTCGGAGCAGAAAATGAAGAAGGCAGACCTTTGGTGGAAcggagtatttaaaaaaaaaaaaaaaaaaaaaaaaaaaaaaaaaaaaaaaaaaaaagataaactttACACCCCCTCACAAATGCGAATGCATCTTCATGAACAAGTGAGATGCTTACGGGGGTCTCTTGGGAGCATTGGGGTCCTTAAACCTCTTTTTCTTCTCGCCTTTGGGTGGAATGTAGTTTTTCATCTCCCTCTCGTAACGGACCTTGTCTTGTTTGGCCATATCTTCAAACTTCCCTTTTTCCTTGGCTGACATAGTctgagaaagagaaggaaaaaaatcattgttGGGAAAAGAGGGAAAGGGCATTAACACAATGTAACCGAAAGGTGTGACTGACCTTCCATCGCTCGGAGCACTTTTTGGAAAACTCAGAGAAGTTGACCGTCGCCTCAGGGTGTTTCTTCTTATGCTCCTCTCGGCAGGTCTGGACAAAGTATGCGTAAGAGGACATTTTGCCTCTTGGTTTTGTTGGATCCTTCCCCATCTTTGCCTAAATAGcctaaaatttcattaaaaaaaaaatccatcattaaattaattttcattaaattctaCTTcccaaatataatatttaaatgtgttgctCTATACTATTTAGAATTAACTCGACAagcaaatattttcttttgtctaATATTTAAGGTTAATATTTACAAGCGCGCATTTGCGCGTTGTTTATCTTCGCGACGAGAATGACGTTTTGTTATGTAAACATAACACGACAAATGACTTTCCGTAacagtgcttttaaaaataaaaagtcatgtgTGCACTTTTGAAACCTTAAAAAGTTGTTCTTAATACTCAGAAACttttcaaaactgtattttttcaaagttaaaaatggttaaaatggtGAAAATAAGTTGGTTAATTAAAGTTATCTGATGTGCCAAAGTACGCGCGACGTCGCAAAACTTGTAAAATTTCATAATAATCGAGTTCACTTTCGCTGTATTCTCCGTTGAAAAGAGCCCGTTTCTCTCTATGTACCGTTCTGAGAGCAATGGCGCACACTCTTGTCTCTCTGAAGGAAAGGAGGTCAACAATGACGGCAATATTTCTTCTTCCATTTTGTGAGAAAGCCTTCTTCATGAAAGAAAGTCCCCCTAAAATGTCTCCACCCGCCTTCCTGCTCGCTTTTGGACACGACAAACAAACGGCGCGGGTCGGTTTTCCTGACCGAAATTGTTTCCATCGCAAAAAAGCCCAGTGCATTCGCCTGGTGTATAGTAATACATTGGGTCTGTGCTGTGCAGAGTTTGCTGTGGGCTCGCAATGGCCGCTTGTCTTCATGCACTAACACTGAGAATATGGCTCCTTCTCTTTGTGTCAGCGCTCAGCCATTACACTGCTTTGCAATAAGGGGGAGCCGCGCGACCGCATTACCTACCTCACTTCAACTCTCAATTAAACACCCTTCTCACGCAcggaaaaatgtcaaaatacgcGGGTTGGAACGACGAAagattgaatttttattttccgCCTCGAAAAACGCGTGCTTTGAGCTCGGCGGGGTAGAAAATACGATCTGAAAAAGTTGAAGCGCCCAGCGGCTGTCTATGGCTCTGTGGATTTGCCTTGTTTCCTATGCGAGTACAGTCAGCCATTACAGTAAAGCGCAGCTCCTGAGGGGATTTCTTTTCGCCCGTATCTCTGTCATTTCAATATCACCGACCGTATAAATCCACATACATAACAATGTCGTTGTGCTTTAATTTTTTCGTTagtctgctttttttctttctcatcatTTCTCATAGTTCTTCTGACAGACATCCCTTGCAAAGCGCTGCAATGGCTGCTTGCTGGCACTATCACGTCCATAGACCTTGTTTGTACGCAATTCTGTTACCGAGTTGTCCGCTTAACGTTACATTTCGAAcagactgaatatatatataatttttttctttttcacattttctgccATTCAGCCCCTTGAATAAGACCGACTATTTTCCGTGTAATTTTCAGTCGTAACATcaagacaaattaaattaaaaagccacggttattataattttcattctgAGGGGATAATGCCCCGATTTTTAACGTTTCGCAAAAATCCCCTCACCATTTAAATAGCTCTTTTACAAGCTAAATTTCGATTCCGTATGGTTTCCTGACCTTTTCTCGCAATTTTGGTACTTAGCCCACACTTTGAAATGTCTACAAGCTGACACTTACCGCTGTCTTGTCTGGATAGTGAATGTACTGCAATGGCTGTATGTGGATGTAATGGCTCTACGCAGTAGTCTGCTCTCTCAACCCTCTAGCATTACTCTCAATAGGGCTTCCATGCGATTGGCTGCCGCCACGGCCAACACTCCTGCGATTGGCTGAGCGCTTTCCATTGTCCTAATAACAGCCAGCCTGCGATTGGCTGCCTTTTGTGAAACGTCACGAGTGTTTTAAATGGCGGGTTAATACAAAATACGgagcgtatgtgtgtgtttcttgtctCGGCTTAAAGCAGAGGCTGTGTGTACTGTGTTGGATGTAGTAGTACTGTGTTGTATGTGTTCCACGCGGAGTGCTGAATGAATGAGTGTCCATGTGGAACGTCGGCGTTGCTGTGTGGTGCGAAACACTGAATGAAAGAGTGCAGGGTCCGACTGACGCCCCGCTTAGATCAAACACTATATGAACCTCCAAGTCAGATTTTAACCAAAATATGCGATTATGAGCAATATTTATTAAAGTGGCCTAATCGGTGGGATTTGTTTCTGAGTGTGAAATATTGATTAATGACATAGTTTTGAGATGATCCGATGTGACACAACGTCAAAGGAGCTTTTCTGCAGATTGTTAGTGAGTCcttcatttgaataattaaatggcAGGACCTCAGGACAACTAAAGGTTTTTGTATTCTGGGTGTTAAaatgaacactctcaaaacattAATCTCGATTTCATGGTATTTAGATTAGTCCGACCACTAATAGATTtacttaaattttataattacagtaattttagcagatagatatagatagtaAGTATAgacaggaattaaaaaaaagcaatggtGCACAATAATTCTTGTTATTTTGCTCTTGATATTTTTATCAATCTATCCCTGACTATCTGTCATCTGTCtatcatagaaataattttattaatttacagacacatacacttatttatctaacacacatacttagtgtacacttaaattttttttgcacataatatacctgtacatacataactgctcattgtaatatatctaccatacaattgtcaatttgtatatagtcattccttacctacttatttgtattttttattcttttattgtgtgttttttgttctgtcgctgtcattctgttgcactgcggagcttctgtcacgaaaacaaattcctcgtatgtgtaaacatacctggcaataaagctcattctgattcttaTTCTGAGAAAAGGCAGCAATATCTTAACATATGCATTACTATTTAGGCCATAATTAGAAACCAAATTAttttcacacataaacacacgcaaGAACCGGAGCCTGTGAATGTTAATGACTAAATCTTGGGAAATTGTGCAGATTCGTATTGTGTGGGACGGGAAGCAGCAGATCAAGCGCTGAGGGATCCTGATGGGAAATTGATGCCCATATAGCCTCCTATTGTTTCATAAGAGAGCAGCTGTAGCTCCCTACGACTCCTCAACACAGGCGCTCGAGCACATGTTCACAGACTCAGGGCATATGCAACACCGAGCACGCCTACTTCAGATCTATTATCGATTAGATATGCTCCCATGTTTATTGTTGatctaatatatttactttttgggGTACAGTTAGTTTTTTGTTCATATCGGTATTTATGTAGCATGTATTGGCTTCCTGTGTTCaaatatcacaattaaaaaaGTGTAAGAGAAAAAACAGTGTTCCGTGTAACTTTGGTTAGGACAGAAAAAAAGGCGTGAGGTCAGAACACAGTAAATAGAAATCTATTGACTCCTGGTCGTTTATATTCAATCGACGTGAGAATAAAAACTATTACCATGCATGtagtagcctattttaaatagaataaaacaaaaagttaatttgcCAAACATTTCAAAGATATTATCAAGGAAATGGAAGCACAGATACATATGCTATTTATGGTAAAATAATTTATGGATTATGTAACACCCCAATTTATTATAGAAAacgttttattttcattattctgCCTCGTTTTGACTTGAACAGAACAACATATGCTGTATAATCAGATATCCGTGACCCTACTTTGTTTTGAAACGccatctttatttcaattatgaAAACTTTAACTGCTAAAgcttttgaaaatgcatttatacattttcctATCTACTGTTTTCTTATCTATTTTTCTATACTAGCCTACTGTGTTATTACTCGTGCGTTTGCATATTAATACTCGTGCAAATACAGAGTTAGAGCGAGATTGTgggttattaaattaattttaaaatctaaatcgcGTTTAGACCATAGGTAAACACGTTAAATAATTTCTAACTCGTTTAACACGTTGCTGTCTGTCCATTTCTGTGTATCTACTGTTAATTATAGTTTTGACTCACTTGAGTGTTTTGAAGGTGTTGATTCAATCCCTGCTGTCTGTTGCCTAATTTAATTTCAGACAGTTTATGTTCAGTCGATCGGGAACAGCCTACACGCAGACAATCCGGATGATGGCGCTCTTGTGCTGTATATGACTCTTTGTAAAAACTTTATTGCTTGCGCCGACGAAACCGGAAGTAGTACGTTGAGCGCACGGCGGACAGCATGCTCATGGAAATGTCTCCAACCGGCGTGCTGGAATTACCAAATGCGTGTATAATATCCAGTCTGGAATTTCTCCACATTCGACCCGCTTTCGAGGTATGTGTTGGTGCAGACGATGTGCGCCTGGGAAATCGGTTGTGAATgtaatttttaaggtttttgggCGCTTGGCTTCCAGTCCGCACACTCTCGCTGTGGCTGTTCGCGCCACCACTAAAATCTTAACtgctttatatgtgttttttttttttttacataagggGTCACCTTCATCAGTTATCGATAGCACCTTGTAAATTTAACTTTGCAGCTAACGTTACGTTTATCCAAAACTCACTCATCagtaagaaacaaattaatttgcATGTCAGTAACGTAATTTCTGACTTCCAAGCACTAGTATGGGGATGAGAATCTAGGTTGAGATGTTTGCTCTATGTGTATCAGCCCGGAATGGGTCAGTTGATGTCTCAGGAATGAATGATTCTCTCTCACTGCAGCGCGTACAGGCGGAGAGCCAGGTGTCTCGGTTATGTCAAGTTTATGGCAGCAGGACTCAACAAAGCACGGAAACCTCAGTGGCATGAGAATGAACGGCGAAGGCACTGGTATAGGTTCTCCGACCCCAGCGGTGGCGGGGTATTTGGGAAAAGTCAGTTATGCTCAGTTCTCTCCCTCTGTCACTCGTGCAAAGCTCCGCTCAAATTTAGTTTGTGTTGTATGGAAATTGTATGGGATTGATCCCCACCTCAAacgagagaaaaaacaacaacacggAAATCTGTGTAAAAGGCGAAAGAATAGTCATAAAAACACTTCAGTTGTGTACTGTACACTAATTGTTTAAGTGTGTAATGGGtcttgtattttttgtgttgagTAATTGTGATTTctcatatatttttgttgtttgtttacagtGTGAAGACAGAAATGCCTCACCAGGGAACTGTCCTTGGTGCTTGGCAAAAGGTCTGAAAAATGCCGTCCGCTTTTATGCTGTCAACCTGGAGGTGACTGTTATGCTCTGTACAAATCCAGTGGTGAGTAGTCTGTGTCGCTTTTCCTTGTTTGTCAGGAAATGCTGACACTTCGAATCAGGGCTCTTCTGtgcgacctaatttctcaatggtgcgacgaaggggggaaaaaagtctctgcgactctgaaagtctctctgtggttcaacaacagacactagagcctgcatttcagcccgagcccgacagACCCTGACTTTTTTATGCCCCTCGAGCCGGGCTTCGggataattttcacgtcatagttcagacgcgggccgggcctcccgcctgttttagacttctctttacttttatattttagacatccatcaattagtgatgaaaaaaagagtggctcgacggtgtttattgtcccgccagcagcagcgcagctgaacagttctccattcaaatacacgcaataggcaCAAGCTTGCTGCAAAGTACCGgcaaaaggaaatatttgaattatttactaataaatagtgttttctgagtctgtgtcgcaaggatgaagtcgccgatcctgactcgccatctcctcattagacgtgcctttagagagaagtgtgtctttacggattatgattataatgaaagaggttttggtttgtttgttttttcgttAAGTAACCATTTAAAGCtagatatattagatatatttatcacatctgtgaggcatgtttttactgattttcagttcatttttgtactcctgttaaagaagAGACACAGAAAGcgcatcgtgtttgttttctttaatttataaaagcaaaacgttttgttgatattgtgagtgtagttacgaatgatgtattacgcttacctttatgtgcaaaaatgatggcgtatcTGCTGAAATAAATGCAAGTGATCACactggcgtctccatgtcctgaagcgtctcgcacaaactattggatataacacacatttatctgggtctaacgtttaaacattgttatacgcttgaactgttttatatattttattttaggcgagtcgtgatgatttgagaaggctaaatagatcaaacataggctcactgtctaatgCTGGCCActtggtcgttacttaaaaaaaaaaaaaaaaaaaactaaaacttgtatttaacaaacaaaaaatgctccaaacgtttttctaaattaactttattaaaaaaacgaaacaaaataaaatcagtttgctattatatacaaaactgaactattttaatagctgagacagtagtataagctgtttagggactgtttaaataaaacaaaattaaattaatatttgtattgcataaagaaaatatggCCTAGTTTTTGGcccattaatttttgcattatgaaaaaatttgttaaaaataataaataaaatgtattttttcacagtaaggtagtgtatgtatttttatttatgctgatgttagttaagaaagaaaaaagtgaaataaagtgaTAAATCTAATAAGAATTACTACTGGAGATTGTgtgaattacacacaaaaatattgttataaatattagggcctaattttggttttaaaaaggtaaatataaaaagataaataaattaaactttttcagTAAGGTAGTGTTTTTTGTATCAATTAATGCTGATTTTAGTTTAGAAAGAAAAAGTTGCAATATGGCAGTGAGTATCTAATAAGAATCACCAttgtaaataatgaatgaataaaagcaaaggtaaaacacctgtgcaaattccagttaaaatgttattaaaaatatatatatatatttgagaaatTTGAGGGCAAATGTGCTACATTTGTCATGGAAATAATTTGATTACTACATTAATTATCTTTTTAGAAGGAAATtgcaaatgtttgcaaaaaaatatcCATCCTAAAATTAAGCTTTATTTTCTTACTGCAAAACATAGTTTgtccttttgattttggggtgagtTACAAGCTAAACATGTTTGTGacatgttttgtgagattcactcaaT is a genomic window of Cyprinus carpio isolate SPL01 chromosome B10, ASM1834038v1, whole genome shotgun sequence containing:
- the LOC122134508 gene encoding high mobility group protein B1-like isoform X2: MGKDPTKPRGKMSSYAYFVQTCREEHKKKHPEATVNFSEFSKKCSERWKTMSAKEKGKFEDMAKQDKVRYEREMKNYIPPKGEKKKRFKDPNAPKRPPSAFFIFCSEFRPKVKEETPGLSIGDVAKKLGEMWNKTSAEEKQPFEKKAAKLKEKYEKVRKDATTNEHHPDNGHHRLSLQRQSGRRCSQSPF
- the LOC122134508 gene encoding high mobility group-T protein-like isoform X1; the protein is MGKDPTKPRGKMSSYAYFVQTCREEHKKKHPEATVNFSEFSKKCSERWKTMSAKEKGKFEDMAKQDKVRYEREMKNYIPPKGEKKKRFKDPNAPKRPPSAFFIFCSEFRPKVKEETPGLSIGDVAKKLGEMWNKTSAEEKQPFEKKAAKLKEKYEKDITAYRSKGKVGGGAAKAPSKPDKANDDDDEDDDDDDEDDDEDEEDDDE